One genomic region from Amaranthus tricolor cultivar Red isolate AtriRed21 chromosome 12, ASM2621246v1, whole genome shotgun sequence encodes:
- the LOC130828764 gene encoding uncharacterized protein LOC130828764, giving the protein MSRKKSGKVADETMFDADNRQQLQPIWNNRLLVIYTIVHIPFSILSRFFKRRTNISDTTWVTGDIMRSSEIDQFTVSDSMRHAILM; this is encoded by the coding sequence ATGTCAAGAAAAAAGAGTGGTAAGGTTGCTGATGAGACAATGTTTGATGCTGATAATAGGCAGCAATTGCAACCAATTTGGAATAACAGATTACTTGTAATATACACAATTGTTCATATCCCCTTTTCTATTCTTTCTCGCTTCTTTAAGCGTCGTACCAACATATCTGATACAACCTGGGTTACCGGAGATATTATGAGATCTTctgaaattgatcaatttacgGTAAGTGACAGCATGCGCCATGCAATCCTCATGTAA